Proteins encoded by one window of Methanosphaera cuniculi:
- a CDS encoding protein translocase SEC61 complex subunit gamma, translating into MEINKESIYGFLKQCERVLKVSRKPDNEEYKTVSKVTGIGILIIGVIGFIIAILAQVLFY; encoded by the coding sequence ATGGAAATAAATAAAGAATCAATATATGGTTTTTTAAAACAATGTGAACGAGTATTAAAAGTCTCAAGAAAACCTGATAATGAAGAATATAAAACTGTATCAAAAGTTACAGGTATTGGTATTCTCATTATTGGAGTAATTGGATTTATAATTGCAATACTTGCACAAGTACTATTTTACTAA
- a CDS encoding transcription elongation factor Spt5 has product MFYAMRVLIGQEKNVAALLAQSIKHEDTGISAILAPESMQGYIFVESDKMLDMRHPALRVPNLRSLVEGDVEFDELKSFLNPEPAMVNIIKGSIVELTSGPFKGEKAKVVRIDEAKEDVVLELIEAAVPIPVTVKGDQIRLIQKEAE; this is encoded by the coding sequence ATGTTTTATGCAATGAGAGTTCTTATTGGACAAGAAAAAAATGTAGCAGCACTACTTGCTCAAAGTATTAAGCATGAAGATACTGGAATATCTGCAATTCTTGCACCAGAATCTATGCAAGGTTATATTTTTGTTGAGTCTGATAAAATGTTAGATATGAGACATCCTGCACTTAGAGTTCCAAATTTGAGAAGTTTAGTCGAAGGTGATGTTGAATTCGATGAGCTTAAATCATTCTTAAACCCTGAACCTGCTATGGTTAACATAATCAAAGGCAGTATTGTTGAATTAACATCAGGACCATTTAAAGGCGAAAAAGCTAAAGTGGTAAGAATTGATGAAGCAAAAGAGGATGTTGTATTGGAGCTAATTGAAGCAGCTGTACCAATACCCGTCACAGTAAAGGGTGACCAAATCAGATTAATACAAAAGGAGGCTGAATAG
- a CDS encoding 50S ribosomal protein L11, with product MASQTIEILVEGGKATPGPPLGPAIGPLGINMMQVVEEINKKTADFVGMKVPAKITADLDTKEFEVSIGTPPTTALILDELGIESGSHEPGTEVAADFSVEQAFKVARMKFDDLLANDYKHATKEVIGTCVSMGINVAGQDGRDTQKDIDNGDYDELFQE from the coding sequence GTGGCTAGTCAAACTATTGAAATCCTAGTGGAAGGTGGAAAAGCCACACCGGGACCACCTTTAGGTCCAGCTATAGGTCCATTAGGTATTAATATGATGCAAGTTGTTGAAGAAATCAACAAAAAAACTGCAGATTTCGTTGGAATGAAAGTACCTGCAAAAATTACCGCAGATCTTGATACAAAAGAATTTGAAGTATCAATCGGTACACCACCTACAACTGCTCTAATTCTTGATGAATTAGGTATTGAAAGTGGTTCACACGAACCAGGTACAGAAGTTGCAGCTGATTTCTCAGTTGAACAAGCATTTAAAGTTGCAAGAATGAAATTTGATGACTTACTTGCAAATGATTACAAACACGCAACAAAAGAAGTAATCGGTACATGTGTAAGTATGGGAATTAATGTTGCAGGTCAAGATGGCCGTGACACCCAAAAAGACATCGATAATGGGGATTATGACGAATTATTCCAAGAATAG
- a CDS encoding 50S ribosomal protein L1 has product MTQVIEEAVKKVKEDSKPRNFTQSIDVVMTINDLDINKPENRLDEEVLLPNGRGKDVKIAFIAEGELAYQAEQAGADLVIDKERLEELGKNRQEAKKIANNYDFFVAQSDLMPTVGRFLGPVLGPRKKMPKPIPASANPETILGRLKNTIKIRVKDQPMIQTIVGSEDMTEEQVSENIDAIMDVLDRKLEKGSKQIKAMYLKTTMGPVTKVM; this is encoded by the coding sequence ATGACACAAGTAATTGAAGAAGCAGTGAAGAAGGTTAAAGAAGATTCTAAACCGAGAAACTTCACACAGTCTATTGATGTGGTCATGACCATCAACGATTTAGACATAAACAAACCAGAAAACCGTTTAGATGAAGAAGTGCTTCTCCCTAATGGACGTGGAAAAGATGTTAAAATTGCATTTATAGCTGAAGGTGAACTTGCATACCAAGCTGAACAAGCAGGTGCAGATTTAGTAATAGACAAAGAAAGACTTGAAGAATTAGGTAAAAACCGTCAAGAAGCTAAAAAAATAGCAAATAATTATGATTTCTTTGTAGCACAATCTGACTTAATGCCAACAGTTGGTAGATTCTTAGGACCAGTACTTGGGCCAAGAAAAAAAATGCCTAAACCAATTCCAGCAAGTGCAAATCCAGAAACCATATTAGGAAGATTAAAAAACACAATAAAAATAAGAGTGAAAGACCAACCTATGATACAAACAATTGTAGGATCAGAAGATATGACTGAAGAACAAGTTTCCGAAAATATCGATGCTATAATGGATGTTCTTGATCGTAAATTAGAAAAAGGTTCAAAACAGATCAAAGCAATGTATCTTAAAACAACAATGGGACCAGTAACGAAGGTGATGTAA